In a genomic window of Myotis daubentonii chromosome X, mMyoDau2.1, whole genome shotgun sequence:
- the TLR7 gene encoding toll-like receptor 7 has translation MSTLPSGRRLKMVFPLRTWKRQFLILFNMILISKLGARWFPKTLPCDVSVDTPNAQVIVDCTDKHLTGIPEGIPTNTTNLTLTINHIPDISPASFQRLDQLIEIDFRCNCVPIRLGPKDNICTRKLQVHPGSFSGLAYLKSLYLDGNQLLEIPLGLPSSLQLLSLEANNIFSIHKSNLTELANIEELYLGQNCYYRNPCNVSFFIERDAFQKLLNLKLLSLKDNNVTAVPAVLPSALTKLYLHNNIITQIQEDDFKNLNQLQLLDLSGNCPRCYNVPFPCTPCANNSPLQIHPNAFDGLTELQVLRLHSNSLQTVPQRWFKNLNKLKELDLSQNYLAREIGDAKFLHFLPNLVQLDLSFNFELQVYHEYMKLSDAFSSLKNLKVLHIRGYIFKELKFVDLSPIHNLTNLEVLDLGTNFIKIANLSIFEQFQTLKRIDLSVNKISPSGDASEVGFCSNTRTSVGLHEPRLFEELHYFKYDEDARSCRYKNKEPPFLSFNDECYKYGQALDLSKNSIFFIRSSDFQHLSFLKCLNLSGNSISQTLNGSEFQPLVQLQYLDFSNNRLDLLYSTAFDGLHSLEVLDISSNSHYFQSEGLTHMLNFTKNLKFLKKLMMNDNAISTSTSRTMESESLRTLEFRGNHLDILWRDGDDRYLNFFKNLVNLEELDISANSLSFLPPGVFDGMPPQLKTLLLVKNGLKSFNWGKLQYLKNLETLDLSYNLLKTVPQRLSNCSSSIQKLILHNNLIRYLTKSFLQDAFQLRYLDLSSNKIQIIQKTSFPENVLNKLEMLLLHHNRFLCTCDAVWFVWWINHTEVTIPHLATDVTCVGPGAHKGQSVVSLDLYTCELDLTNLVLFSLSISAALFLMVVMTASHLYFWDVWYSYHFCKAKIKGYQRLISPDSCYDAFIVYDTKDPAVTEWVLDELVARLEDPKEKHFNLCLEERDWLPGQPVLENLTQSIQLSKKTVFVMTDKYAKTENFKIAFYLSHQRLIDEKVDVIILIFLEKPLQKSKFLQLRKRLCGSSVLEWPTNPQAHPYFWQCLKNALATDNHVTYSRVFKETV, from the coding sequence GTGTTTCCATTGCGGACTTGGAAGAGACAATTTCTTATCCTTTTTAACATGATCCTCATTTCCAAGCTTGGGGCCAGATGGTTTCCTAAAACTCTGCCCTGTGATGTCAGTGTGGATACTCCAAATGCCCAAGTGATTGTGGACTGCACGGACAAGCATCTGACGGGAATTCCTGAAGGCATTCCCACCAACACCACCAACCTCACCCTCACCATCAATCACATACCAGACATCTCTCCCGCCTCCTTCCAACGGCTGGACCAGCTGATAGAGATCGATTTCAGATGCAACTGCGTACCCATTCGACTGGGGCCGAAAGACAACATTTGCACCAGGAAACTACAGGTTCACCCCGGGAGCTTTAGTGGACTCGCGTATCTAAAATCCCTTTACCTGGACGGAAACCAGCTTTTAGAAATACCCCTGGGTCTTCCCTCCAGCTTACAGCTGCTGAGCCTCGAAGCCAACAACATCTTTTCCATCCACAAGAGCAATCTAACGGAACTGGCCAACATAGAAGAACTCTACCTGGGCCAAAACTGTTATTATCGCAATCCTTGTAACGTTTCGTTTTTCATCGAAAGAGATGCTTTCCAAAAACTGCTCAATTTAAAACTGCTCTCCCTAAAAGATAACAATGTTACGGCTGTTCCCGCAGTGTTGCCATCTGCTCTAACAAAACTCTATCTTCACAACAACATCATTACACAAATCCAAGAAGATGATTTTAAGAACCTCAATCAACTGCAACTTCTTGACCTAAGTGGGAACTGCCCGCGCTGTTATAACGTCCCATTTCCTTGCACACCCTGTGCAAACAATTCTCCCCTCCAGATCCATCCAAATGCTTTTGATGGGTTGACAGAATTACAAGTTTTACGTCTCCACAGTAACTCTCTTCAGACTGTGCCCCAAAGATGGTTTAAAAACCTCAACAAACTTAAGGAACTAGATCTTTCCCAAAACTACTTGGCCAGAGAAATCGGGGATGCCAAATTTTTGCATTTTCTTCCCAACCTTGTCCAGTTGGATCTGTCTTTCAATTTTGAACTTCAGGTCTATCATGAGTATATGAAACTGTCAGATGCGTTTTCTTCCCTGAAAAACCTCAAAGTTTTGCACATCAGAGGCTACATCTTTAAGGAGCTGAAATTCGTTGATCTCTCCCCAATACACAATCTCACCAATCTTGAAGTTCTTGATCTGGGCACCAATTTTATCAAAATTGCTAACCTCAGCATATTCGAACAATTTCAAACATTGAAAAGGATAGACCTTTCCGTGAATAAAATATCACCTTCAGGAGATGCAAGTGAAGTTGGCTTCTGCTCTAACACTAGAACTTCTGTAGGACTTCATGAGCCCCGGCTCTTTGAAGAATTACATTATTTCAAATATGATGAAGATGCAAGGAGTTGCAGATACAAAAACAAAGAACCTCCTTTCTTGAGTTTTAATGACGAGTGTTACAAATATGGGCAGGCATTGGACCTAAgtaaaaatagcatatttttcaTCAGGTCCTCTGACTTTCAGCATCTTTCTTTCCTCAAATGCCTAAACTTGTCAGGAAATAGCATCAGCCAAACTCTTAATGGGAGTGAATTTCAGCCTTTAGTGCAGCTGCAATATTTGGACTTCTCTAACAACCGGCTTGACTTACTCTACTCAACAGCCTTTGATGGGTTGCACAGCCTGGAAGTTCTAGATATAAGTAGTAACAGCCATTATTTTCAATCAGAAGGACTTACTCACATGCTAAACTTTACCAAGAACCTCAAGTTTCTCAAGAAACTGATGATGAATGACAATGCCATCTCTACCTCCACCAGCAGGACCATGGAGAGCGAATCCCTGAGAACTCTGGAATTCAGAGGAAATCATTTGGATATTTTATGGAGAGATGGTGATGACAGATACTTAAATTTCTTCAAGAATCTGGTCAACTTGGAGGAATTGGATATCTCTGCAAATTCCCTGAGTTTCTTGCCTCCTGGAGTTTTTGATGGTATGCCTCCACAGCTAAAGACTCTCCTTTTGGTCAAAAATGGGCTCAAGTCTTTCAATTGGGGGAAACTCCAGTATCTGAAGAATCTAGAAACTTTGGACCTCAGCTACAACCTGCTGAAGACGGTCCCTCAGAGATTATCCAACTGTTCGAGCAGCATCCAGAAACTAATTCTTCACAATAATCTCATCAGGTATCTGACCAAGTCTTTTCTCCAAGATGCTTTCCAGTTGCGCTATCTTGACCTCAGCTCCAATAAAATACAGATCATCCAAAAGACTAGCTTTCCAGAAAACGTCCTCAATAAACTGGAGATGTTGCTTTTGCATCACAATCGCTTCTTGTGCACCTGTGATGCTGTGTGGTTTGTCTGGTGGATTAACCATACCGAGGTGACTATTCCTCACCTAGCCACCGATGTGACTTGTGTGGGGCCAGGAGCACACAAGGGCCAAAGTGTGGTCTCTCTGGATCTGTATACCTGTGAGTTAGATCTCACCAACCTGGTTCTGTTCTCGCTCTCCATCTCGGCCGCTCTCTTTCTCATGGTGGTGATGACAGCGAGCCACCTCTATTTCTGGGACGTGTGGTATAGTTACCATTTCTGTAAGGCCAAAATAAAGGGGTATCAGCGCCTGATATCCCCAGACTCTTGCTATGATGCTTTTATTGTATATGACACTAAAGACCCAGCAGTGACGGAGTGGGTTTTGGATGAGCTGGTAGCCAGATTGGAAGATCCGAAAGAGAAGCATTTCAATTTATGTCTCGAGGAAAGGGACTGGTTGCCCGGGCAGCCAGTTCTGGAAAACCTGACCCAGAGCATACAGCTTAGCAAAAAGACGGTGTTCGTGATGACAGACAAGTATGCAAAGACTGAGAATTTTAAGATAGCCTTCTACTTGTCCCATCAGAGGCTCATAGATGAAAAAGTGGATGTGATTATCTTGATTTTCCTTGAGAAACCCCTTCAGAAGTCCAAGTTCCTCCAGCTCCGGAAGAGGCTCTGTGGGAGCTCTGTCCTTGAGTGGCCAACAAACCCACAGGCTCACCCGTACTTCTGGCAGTGCCTGAAGAATGCCCTGGCCACAGATAATCATGTGACCTATAGCCGGGTGTTCAAGGAGACAGTCTAG